The following coding sequences are from one Mytilus trossulus isolate FHL-02 chromosome 8, PNRI_Mtr1.1.1.hap1, whole genome shotgun sequence window:
- the LOC134727814 gene encoding putative nuclease HARBI1, which yields MALMQLFHANNRNNLRRNRIFRDRLNPLDAYDDHELLYRYRMSRQTLMRVIDMVRDDIVHETQRSYALTPEQQTFAAIRYYATGSFQTVVGDTMGISQPSMSRIVQRVSSALCRHAGQYIRFPTTPRFQQAVKEGFMNEFTFPNVLGCVDGSLVQIKAPSTREDMYVCRKGYHALNIQGICDSQKKFLNLVVRWPGSSHDAFIWNESGVKRYMENHADCGYLLGDQAYPLKPYLLTPVRNPQSDGELAYNRLHQRTRQRVEDTFGRWKCRWLMLHKFGENIHISVSEWPF from the coding sequence ATGGCTTTGATGCAGTTATTCCATGCCAATAATCGAAACAATTTACGACGCAACAGAATTTTTAGAGACAGGTTGAATCCCTTAGACGCCTATGATGACCACGAGTTGCTGTATAGATATAGGATGTCTAGACAAACGTTAATGAGGGTGATCGATATGGTCCGAGATGACATTGTTCATGAAACTCAAAGATCATATGCCTTGACACCAGAACAACAGACGTTTGCAGCGATAAGATATTATGCCACAGGATCGTTCCAGACAGTGGTTGGAGATACAATGGGGATTAGCCAGCCATCAATGTCAAGGATTGTCCAGAGAGTGTCTTCTGCTTTATGTCGTCATGCCGGACAATACATCAGATTTCCGACAACTCCTAGATTTCAGCAAGCAGTTAAAGAAGGCTTCATGAATGAATTCACATTCCCAAATGTTCTAGGTTGTGTGGATGGCTCACTAGTACAAATTAAAGCACCCTCCACCAGAGAAGACATGTATGTGTGTCGTAAAGGATACCATGCGCTTAACATTCAAGGCATATGTGACAGTCAAAAGAAATTCCTAAACCTTGTTGTTCGTTGGCCAGGGTCATCTCATGATGCTTTTATTTGGAATGAAAGTGGAGTTAAAAGGTATATGGAAAACCATGCAGACTGTGGTTACTTGCTAGGAGATCAGGCGTATCCTCTTAAGCCGTATTTGCTTACCCCTGTTAGAAATCCCCAGTCAGACGGCGAGCTAGCCTATAACAGACTTCATCAGAGAACAAGACAGCGTGTAGAGGATACGTTTGGACGATGGAAATGTCGATGGTTAATGCTGCACAAATTCGGTGAGAACATACATATATCTGTCAGTGAATggcctttttaa